Proteins from a genomic interval of Papaver somniferum cultivar HN1 chromosome 4, ASM357369v1, whole genome shotgun sequence:
- the LOC113275701 gene encoding bifunctional TH2 protein, mitochondrial-like has protein sequence MVYTFSQSCWAWCYEEAVCCLYSPLNVCLASGDLHKRDFHHYINQWGHFLIAFPQAYDIVLQSLEDQQEDVQAAILERRNFITQELQWHASFIQECDLDPTAETTQHSVTAKYVNFLLATASGNQDMVHLEIPTPAEKLKIAAHVLSAITPCVRVSATLAKLIKPLTRRNKRPRRFNMWIDRYSSDEFEALTVQTEGLLDWLSNSLTDEERKVLGEVYHQAMKLEVEFFYSRLSVPTKLIPVSLLHNREEERLLLFSVFDFACTAVDSLQGLEQMTLSSAKEKSIVGLPPRPGRRPRPGNTHLQMSRADLQKAWDAIVVFDKREMDKWLLKILAIPIAVGFDYDALCKVLEQLSVIRDNGISRIIETGVLKGLSLSRMQLAGTRMNLYYGCVNFFEKVFRNEALNASVHVISCWCEDLMRSALPGESDKLNLNGNEFDYETGTVTRRMVLSPSTKFLYFNDAIQKYEREHGKPHATVYIGYSVEDLLCLLNADIGIVFGSDQCIRDVGGWFGVRFVPLFEGTVAKQREFFESGYSSDCEWKGPPGTLYTVSNWLDIHALILGCDLVPDEP, from the exons ATGGTTTATACATTCTCACAATCATGTTGGGCATGGTGTTATGAAGAAGCTGTGTGTTGTTTATACTCACCTCTGAATGTTTGTTTGGCTTCTGGAGATTTGCATAAGAGAGATTTTCATCATTACATCAATCAATGGGGTCATTTCTTGATTGCTTTTCCACAGGC TTATGATATAGTGTTACAATCTTTAGAGGATCAGCAAGAGGATGTACAGGCTGCAATCTTGGAGAGGAGGAATTTTATTACACAAGAACTCCAATGGCATGCTTCATTCATCCAA GAGTGCGATTTAGACCCTACAGCAGAGACCACTCAGCACTCTGTGACAGCCAAATACGTTAACTTCTTGTTAGCCACTGCGTCTGGTAATCAAGATATGGTACATCTTGAAATTCCAACCCCAGCTGAGAAGTTGAAGATTGCTGCTCATGTTCTTAGTGCTATAACGCCATGTGTGCGGGTCTCTGCCACGCTTGCTAAGCTTATTAAGCCACTCACTAGACGTAACAAACGACCTCGCCGATTCAATATGTGGATTGATAGATACTCCTCTGATGAATTCGAG GCCTTAACTGTGCAAACTGAGGGGTTACTTGATTGGCTAAGCAACTCTTTGACGGACGAAGAGCGTAAAGTCCTGGGGGAGGTTTATCATCAAGCTATGAAGCTTGAAGTAGAGTTTTTCTATTCTCGCCTGTCTGTGCCTACTAAGCTCATCCCTGTATCACTCCTGCATAATCGTGAGGAGGAGCGTCTCCTGCTATTTTCTGTTTTTGACTTTGCATGCACTGCTGTGGATTCTTTGCAAGGGTTAGAACAAATGACATTGTCAAGTGCCAAAGAGAAGTCAATAGTTGGGCTGCCTCCTCGTCCTGGTCGAAGGCCTCGTCCAGGGAACACACATCTTCAAATGTCACGTGCGGATTTGCAAAAAGCATGGGATGCTATTGTTGTCTTTGATAAGAGGGAGATGGATAAATGGTTGCTGAAAATTCTGGCCATTCCGATAG CTGTGGGTTTTGACTACGACGCTCTTTGCAAAGTACTTGAGCAGCTCTCCGTTATCAGGGATAATGGAATTTCAAGAATAATTGAGACAGGTGTCCTGAAGGGTCTAAGCTTATCGCGGATGCAGCTCGCGGGTACAAGAATGAATCTCTATTATGGTTGTGtgaatttttttgaaaaggttTTCAGAAACGAAGCACTGAATGCATCAGTCCATGTAATTTCATGCTGGTGTGAGGATCTAATGAGGTCGGCACTTCCAG GTGAATCAGACAAGTTGAACCTAAATGGAAATGAGTTTGACTATGAAACTGGTACAGTAACTCGTAGAATGGTGCTATCTCCTTCAACAAAATTTTTATATTTCAATGACGCAATTCAGAAATATGAAAGGGAACATGGCAAGCCGCATGCGACTGTTTACATCGGTTACTCAGTGGAAGACTTGCTATGCCTTCTAAACGCTGATATTGGCATCGTTTTTGGGTCAGACCAATGCATAAGGGATGTGGGAGGCTGGTTTGGTGTTAGATTTGTTCCATTGTTTGAGGGTACTGTGGCGAAACAGAGGGAATTCTTCGAAAGTGGCTATTCGTCAGATTGTGAGTGGAAGGGTCCTCCTGGTACTCTTTACACAGTTTCTAATTGGCTTGACATACATGCACTCATTCTGGGTTGTGATTTGGTCCCTGATGAACCCTAA